TGGCCCTTGTCACTGCCGTATAGATTAAGTTTCTGGTCATTAACATTCTGGGGCCGCTGTACATGGGAATCACTACTGCAGGATACTCGCTTCCCTGGGACTTATGAATAGTAATGGCGTAAGCCAGCTCCAGCTCCTCTAATTGCTTAAAGCTGTAATCCACCATTTTCCCCTCGTCAAACTCTACTGTCAGCTGCTCCGCAAATTTATTGATTTCCCGGATAAGGCCTACGTCCCCGTTAAATACTCCCATGCCGGCCTCTGTAGGAATGCCGTACCGGCTTCTTACTTCCCACTCTATCTGGTAATTATTTTTAATCTGCATCACCTTGTCCCCTACGCGGAACACACAGCCTCCGGCTTCATGCTCTGCTTTTTCCGGGGAAGGCGGATTTAAATACTGCTGCAGAATTTCATTTAACCGCTCCACCCCCAGGGCCCCTTTACGCATTGGGGTCATAATCTGAATATCATAAGGCTGGGCGTTTACATATCCTGGCAGCTTTTCCTTTACAAGGGTTATCATGGCGGTGATAATAGCGTCCGGATGGTCTCTTTTTATAAACAAAAAGTCGTTGCTCCGTTTTCCCAAAGGAATCTGTTCCCCTCCATGGATTTTGTGGGCATTTACAATAATATCGCTTTGAGAGGCCTGGCGGAAAATCCTGGTCAGCTTTACTACGTTAAAACACCCGGAATCAATAATGTCCTTTAGCACATTTCCAGGGCCTACAGACGGCAGCTGGTTTACGTCCCCCACTAAAATCAGACGCGTTCCCACATTTACTGCTTTTAAAAGAGAATGAATGAGAAAAATGTCTACCATAGACATTTCATCAATAATAATTACGTCTGCATCCAGGGGATTTTCCTCATTTCTTTCAAATCTCATACCTGCGCTGTGGTTTTCCTCTGGCCCGCCGGTCAGCTCCAGAAGACGGTGCACCGTTTTAGCTTCCCACCCGGTAGCCTCTGTCATCCTTTTAGCGGCTCTCCCTGTAGGCGCCGCCAGAAGAATCTCCATTCCCTCTTCCTCAAAATACTGAATCATTGTATTAATAATAGTAGTTTTTCCCGTTCCCGGTCCTCCTGTAATGACTACAAGACCGCTGTTTACAGCTTCAATAACAGCCTGAATTTGCTGTTCATCCAGGGAAATCTGCTCTTCCTTCTGAATTCGCTTTAACCGTTTTCTGATTTCCTGCTCCGGCTGGCTGCCCTTAATATTTAAATCCATAAGCATTTTAGCAGAATTTAATTCCATATAATAATATTGGGCGCCGTAAACCAGCCTTTTTTCTTCCTCAGCCTTTACCACAATCTTCTTTTCTATCTGCATGTCCATCAGATGCTTGTCCATAGCCTGAGGCTCCACTCCTAAAAGCTCGGCGGCTCCTGCCAAAAGCTCCTCCTCCGGCAGATATGTATGTCCGTTGTTCACTGCCTGCAGCAATGTATATAAAAGACCGCACTTAATGCGGTAATCTGAGTCTGTGAAAATTCCTACATGTCTGGCAATTTCATCTGCCATTTTAAAGCCTACTCCCGCAATGTCGTCGGCTAACTGATAAGGATTTTCCTCTATAATTCCGTAAAGCCTGGGGCCGTACTGCTGAAAAATTTTCGCAGCCAGATTCATGGAGATTCCGTATTTCTGAAGATAGATCATGGCCTGGCGCATCTCCCTTTTTTCCTCTACCTGCTCTGAAATAGCCATGGCCATTTTTTCACTGATGCCCTTTACCTCAGATAAACGCTCCGGCTCCTCCTCCATAATTCTAAAAGTATCCGCTTTAAAATGGCGGATGATTCTGGCAGCCAAAGCCGGTCCAATCCCTTTTACCGCTCCGGAAGCCAAATATCTTTCCATGGCATAAATGTCCTCAGGCGCCTTAATTTCGTAGCTTTCTACCTGAATCTGCTCCCCATAAATAGGATGCTCTGTTAAAGCTCCTGTGGCCTCCACCATCTCCCCTTCTGCAATAAAATGGAAGGTGCCTACCAGAATGTATTCCTCTCCCTGGGCAGCCAGGCTGAGCACTGTGTACCCGTTGTCCTCGTTGCGGTATTTTATTTTTTCTACAAATCCACAGACTGTAGCCATTGCCCTTCCTCCATTTTATTTTATACTGGTTCTATGGCTGAAATAAAGGAGGGAACCCTGCAAAACGCCGTTTTTTTGCATACAGCGCTTTGCAGCATTCCCTGTCCATTAATATTCCTGCTGTTTTCCGTCTCCGCCGTGAGTGAACTCAATGAACTTGCCTGTCCCAATAGCCACGGCCGTTAAAGGCTCCTCTGCAATCATTGTTGTGATGCCTGTCTTTTCTTCAATCAGAGAATCTAAACCGCTTAAAAGAGCACCGCCGCCTGTAAGCACAATTCCTCTGTCAAAAATATCGGCAGCCAGCTCTGGTGGAGTTCTCTCCAATACATTGTGAACAGCGTCCACAATCTGTAAAGCCGGTTCTCTTAAAGCTTCCAAGGTTTCATCAGATGTAACTACTATGGTTTTTGGTAAACCTGTTACCAGGTTTCGCCCTCTTACCTCCATAGTGAGAACTTCCGGCCTTTTATACGCAGCTCCAATATTAATCTTAATCTCCTCAGCTGTTCTTTCACCGATCAGCAGATTATGTTTTTTTCTCATGTGGCGGACAATCGCCTCGTCAAAATCGTCTCCCGCTACCTTAATGGAAGTGCTGACAACAGTTCCTCCCAGGGAAATTACGGCTATATCTGCTGTACCGCCTCCAATATCCACGATCATGTTTCCGCAGGCCTTGGAAATATCAATGCCAGCTCCAATAGCAGCCGCTACCGGCTCCTCAATAATTGTAACCTCTCTGGCTCCAGCCTGATATGTGGCGTCCTCCACTGCCTTTCTCTCTACCTCTGTAGCCCCGCTGGGGATACAAACGCTGATTCTGGGCTTGCGGAGAGTCCTTTTTCCCACTGCCTTTGTAATAAAATACTTCAGCATCTTTTCTGTCACTGTATAATCTGAAATAACACCCTGACGCAGCGGTCTGACTGCCACAATATTTCCCGGTGTTCTTCCTATCATAAGTCTGGCTTCTTCTCCAATAGCCATAATTTTATTAGTATCGCGGTCTATTGCCACTACGGAAGGTTCCTTTAACACAACGCCTTTTCCTTTAATATAGACAAGGATACTGGCTGTTCCCAAATCAATTCCAATGTCGTTGGACATCATCATATTTCCTATTTCCTCCTGTCTGTTGCTGCTTCTTATTATATACAATCTCAATCTCTTTTTAAAGGGTTTTTTTATTTTTTATTATGTTTATGATTTTTTTATGAATGTGACACATTCCTGTCACAATTTCCCTATATACTCTAAATATGTTATCCAAGAGGATAACAAGCCTTTGTTTCAAGTAATAACTTGAAATCAGAAAGCTTTTTCATACTCATACCGGACGGGTGACCGTCCGGCCCCCCTATAACATTTTCTTATTTATATACCTACCATTCCCAATAACAGAAAGACACTCGCGTCTCCCCCAGACAGCGGGTGTTTTTCTGTTTAAAAATCCAGAAATCCAGTCCGGTTACAGCTTTAAGCTCCACTGGCTGCAGTCCCACACCTCAGTTGCAATATCCTCATAAAACTCCGGCTCATGGCAGATCAAAAGAATACTTCCCTTATACGCTTTTAAAGCTCTTTTCAGTTCTTCTTTAGCGTCCACGTCCAAATGGTTGGTAGGCTCGTCTAAAAGCAGCACATTTGTCTCCCTGTTAATCAATTTGCACAGGCGCACCTTTGCCTGCTCGCCTCCGCTGAGAACCCTTACCTGGCTTTCAATATGCTTTGTTGTCAGACCGCACTTGGCCAGGGCGGACCGCACCTGATATTGAGTATACGAAGGGAACTCCTTCCATATTTCTTCTATACATGTGGTAGTATTTCCCGGAGCCATTTCCTGCTCAAAATATCCTGGATATAAGTAATCTCCCAGCTCTGCTTTTCCATCCAGGGGAGGAATCAGGCCTAAAATGCTTTTCAGCAAAGTGGTTTTTCCAATTCCGTTGGCTCCCCGAAGCACAATCTTGCTCCCCCGCTCCATAGAAAGATTTAAGGGCTTTGACAAAGGCTCGTCATATCCAATAACAAGATCTTTTGTCTCAAATATATATTTTCCCGCCGCCCTGGCCTCCATAAAATGAAACTCCGGCTTTGGCTTTTCTCTGGCCAGCTCAATAACCTCCATTTTATCCAGCTTTTTCTGGCGGGACATAGCCATGTTCCTGGTAGATACCCGGGCTTTATTTCTGGCTACAAAATCCTCCAGCTGCGCAATTTCCTGCTGCTGTCTGCGGTAAGCCGCCTCCAGCTGAGTTTTCTTTACCTCATATACCTCCTGGAACTTATAATAATCTCCCACATAACGGTCCAGCTTCTGATTTTCCATGTGATAAATCAAATTGACCACACTGTTTAAAAACGGGATATCATGGGAAATAAGAATAAATGCATTTTCATATTCCTGAAGATATCTTTTCAGCCACTCAATATGCTCTGCGTCCAAATAGTTGGTAGGCTCGTCTAAAAGAAGAATATCCGGTTTTTCCAAAAGCAGCTTGCCCATAAGCACCTTTGTCCTCTGCCCTCCAGACAGCTGGGAAACATCCTTGTCCAGGCCGATGTCGTTTAACCCTAAGGCTCTGGCTACCTCCTCCACCTTAGAATCTATAATATAAAAATCATGGGCCATAAGCAGATCCTGAATAGTTCCCAGCTCTTCCATCATGGAGGTCATTTCTTCTTCTGAGGCCTCCCCCATTTTGTCACAGATTTCATTCATCTGCGCTTCCATTTCAAACAAAAATTCAAATGCGTTTTTTAGTACGTCTCTGATAGTCATTCCCTTTTCCAGCGCTGCGTGCTGGTCCAGATAACCTACACGTACATTTTTAGACCATTCTACTTTTCCCTCGTCAGGCATCAGCTTATCTGTAATAATGCTCATAAAAGTAGATTTTCCCTCTCCGTTTGCTCCAACAAGCCCAATGTGCTCTCCCTTTAACAGTCTAAAAGACACATCCTGAAAAATAGCCCTGTCGCCAAACCCATGGCTCAGGTGCTCTACATTTAAAATACTCATATATAAACTCCTTTATTTTCCAGCTAATTATACTGTCAGTGTAAAAGGGACACTGATGGTAATCATTCTACATGACAATGAGAATTAAAGCAAGTAAATGTAAAATATGTGGTATAATAGGAATACTTGGCCAGATTTCCCACCAGCCTTGTAAGAATACTATAGATAACGACTTACAGAAAGGACTTGCTTATGTATCATTATTCTTTTCTCCAATGGCTTGCATTTTTTTACATTTATTCATTTTTCGGCTGGATATTTGAATCTTCTTATGTGTCTGTCAAAAACCGCCGTCTGGTAAACAGAGGCTTTCTCAGACTGCCTCTTCTGCCCCTTTACGGCACAGGCGCCGTTATGATGCTGTGGGTTTCCCTGCCTGTGCAGAACCATCTTTTTCTGGTGTATATTTCCGGAGTTATTGCAGCTACAATTTTAGAGTATATTACAGGCTGTGTGATGGAACATTTATTTAAAATTAAATATTGGGATTACAGTGACCAGCGCTTTCAATATAAAGGCTATATATGCCTAAGCTCCTCTATTGCCTGGGGTTTTTTAACAATTCTGCTTACAGAAATCCTGCATCGTCCTGTTTCAGACCTGGTGCTTCACCTGACTCTTCCGGAGCTGACTGCCGGAGTATGTATAATCAGTGTTTTCTTTGTCTGCGATACCTTCCAGTCAGTCCGGGAGGCCTTAAAGCTGGGACAGACTTTGGAGTCTTTAACGCAGCTTAAAACAGAGCTGGAAGAGCTTCAGGTTCAGTTAGCTCTCCTCAAGGCTGAAACAACCGCCAAATTATCTCAGGCCAAGGAAGACCGTATGGAAGATTTGAATCTGCGCATTCAGCATCTTACAAATAAGCGAAGGGAATTTACGTCTCATATCAGCTTTTATCACCGCGGTCTTTTAAAAGGAAATCCTTCTGCCGTGTCCAAACGTTTTAATGCGGCATTGTTGGAGCTAAAAGATTTTGCAGCAAAGCGCAGAACCCCTAAATAGGGGAACTGCGCTTTACGTTTTGTTATTCTCCGGCCTTCAGCCGCTCTTTTACGTGCTCTGTACTATCCAGTTTATACGAAGCCTTTACCATTTCCTCCTGCTCTGTATACCTGGTATCTGATTTTACTATTTCTATCTGAAGATTTCCGTTTCCGTCATTGTAAGCCTTCAGACATTCATATTCTTTCGCAGAGTAGGGATCTTTGCTGAAAATCACCGTTTCATTTCCCTCCTCCAATCTGGCGTATCTGATTTCTGGCTCTGTGCTCATAAAGTAAAAGGTGCCGTCGTAAACAGTCAGCAGACTTCCGTCAATATCTCCGATTTTCTCTATTGTTCTTAAATCCGGGGTGGCCCTGTAAATGGGGCGCGGGAATTCTCCTGCGTTTGTCCATCCCTCAAAATATACATATCCATTGTCTGTACACAGCTGGTGGAACACACCATAAGGCATTCTGTCCTCCCCTGCTGTCTGGCGGTCGCTGCCGTCCAGGTTAATGCTAATTAGTCTGGAGTCTTTCATAGCCTGAGCGCTGTCGTCCTTCATTCCAGGATAAATCAGCCGTCCCCCGGCTAAAGCCACCCGAAAGGTCTGATCTGAAGCTTCTGGCCCTTGTGTGCTGCCTGCCACTAAGGTATCTAACACCTCCACACTTCCATTACCTGTTGTTCTTATTATTTCTTTTCTTAAAGGCCCCCCGCCATCTCCTGTTTTTTCTTCATGGATTCTCAGGAAATAATCATATCCCTGATAGGTAAATAAAAACTCTCTTACATCTTCCTGATACTCTGTCTCCTGTCCGTCTCCGTGAAACAAATAGGCCTGAGTCATACTGTGGGTTTCTAGGTCTACATCTGAGAACCACAAATCCAGCGCCCTGTTTCCATATGCCGCCAGCACTCCCAAATGCTCTCCTTCCATTAAATACACTCCGTAATCATAAGGCATCCCCTTTTCCTTTGTCTCTTCATTTTCCAGGATCTGAAACCGTTTGTCCGGACCTACTGACTCAGGCTCAGGCAGCGCATTCATCAAATCTATAAAGTCCTCTCCCTGCCAAAGCTGTTTTGTATCGTAATCATAGTAGTAGGGCTCCCCTTCCCAGCCAGTATCTGTTTTATTTCCTATAAAGATTCCTGTGCTGCCGGCGATTACCCTGGTACTTTTTCCGTCCCCCATATAGTCAGAATCCACCTTCTTCATATCTATAGAATGGGCTTCCTGCCATTTTCCGTTTTGCTTCTCATACACAAAAATTCCCCATGGACCGTGAAATACCATTTGTCCCTGAACCTGGGAAACATAATCTAAGGAAACGTCTCTTTCTGTTTGATTCATTGTCACATTAGCCAGGTCAGCTCTGTCTACAGGGCTGTATTCTACAGACTGATCATCATCTGAAATTTTTCCTGCCAAAAATATAGAAGTTGGGCCGTCGGCTCCTCCTATAATGGAAATAGCCTGGGAATTTTCTTCTGCTGCAGTGCCTTCTGGATTTGTCAGCAATGTGCACCCTGCCAGGCCTAAAAGTATAAAAGCTCCTGACGTAATTCCCGCAGCCGGTTTTTTATATTTCAGAATATTTTTAATTCTGGATTTTGTATGGCTTTCCCCAAAAGCCAGGGATAAAAGCCCGCTGCTTTTCTCCGCAAACCGCAGCAATGTTTCCGAATATTCCTTTTTTCTGTCTTTCCCCAATTCTTTTACCACCCTTTCATCGCATGACATTTCCATGTCCTTACACATGAAATAGTAAGATACCCATATTACCGGATTAAACCAATGTATTGTCAGGGCTATAAATCCTGCTATCTTAAATAAATAATCTTTTCTTCTGATATGCACCCTTTCATGGGCCAGCACATATATTTTTTCTTCTTCCTCCAGTCCCTCAGGAAGGTAAATCCTGGGCTTAAATATACCTGCCACCAAAGGGGAGGCTATATAAGGAGAAATATAAACATTTTCATCTTCCCCTGAAACCTTCACTGCTGTAGACAGCTTTTTCATTAATCTTCTGTAGCTGATAAACTGGCCTCCGAAAAATAAGATTACTCCCACGGCCCAAATTACTTTTCCTACCTCCAGCCATATCTGCAAAGGGGAAGCCGAAGTTTCCGGTTTTATTGAGGCAGTTTGCTCCAGCATGTGATTTACAGGCTGATCCAGAAAGAAAATTCCGGATTTCACCTCAGGCACCGCCTCATATATCATCTCCTGCTTTACCGGCTCCGGATTTACAGGAAGCAGGCTGAAGGGCGATTCTAAAGTAAAGGGGCAGAACAAGCGAAACAGCACAAGGCTCCACAGGGCATACGCATATATTTTAGGCATCCCTTTCATAACCAGTCTGAGAAGCCATACAGCCAGGGCCACGCAGCCTCCTGTAAAGCTAAGATTTAAAAGGACGATCATCCAGTTCCCCTCAAATATCCAAGTCATTCCTCCACCTCCTCTATCATTTTTTTAATTTCCTCCGCCTCTTTTTTAGACAGCTTTCTGTCCTTGAGAAATAAAGTAAGGAACGCAGGCAGTGAACCTCCAAAGCTTTTATCCAACAAAACCTGACTTTCGTATCTTTGTACCTGCTCCCTGGCAATTAAAGCCTGAACTACTGCGTGATCATTTTCCACAAAACCTCTTTCCACCAATTTTTTAAGCACTGTATAGCATGTAGACTTTTTCCATCCTAGCTCCTGGAAAGCTTTTTTGGCAAGATCCATAGACCGCACCGGCTCCATATCCCAAATTAATTCCATAAAACGATACTCTGCATCAAATAATCTTAATTCTTCCATATTATCACTCCCCCGTGAAAGGATATTGGTCTATTAAAATAGTCCTACTTTTATTATCAGTCTATCACAGTAGTCCTGAAAAAGCAATAGCTTCGCCCTCTCAAACTTTAAAATTTCTGTTGACAAATATGTTTTTCTTGCATATTATATTTTTATAATAGTTATAATAATTATAAAAATAATAAATTTTATAAAATCAGATTGGAGAAATTTATGAAAGATACATCTGAAATTAAAAGAAGTAATCAGCAGCTGGTGCGCCGCACCTTACACACCCTGGGCCAGGGCACAAAGCTGGATGTTTCTAATGCTTCCGGTCTCAGCGTTGCCACATGCAATACAATTCTCAACCAGCTGGAGGCTGACGGAGCCGTTTACACCCAGGATATCCGCTCCCCTCAGGTAGGAAGAAAAGCCAAGGTATACACATTAAATTATAATTACCGCTATTATCTGTGCATGTATTTTACTATCAGCGGCAATGACCAGCACATATGCTGGTCCGTAGTAAATATGGCCGGGTCAACAGTAGAAGAAGAAAAAAAACAATATGAGCAGATTACTTTGGACTTGATTACTTCCCACATAAGGGACCTGACTGACCGCTTCTCCTCTATCTGCTGTATTAGCCTTGGCATCCCCGGCTTTG
The window above is part of the Lachnoclostridium edouardi genome. Proteins encoded here:
- a CDS encoding M56 family metallopeptidase; translated protein: MTWIFEGNWMIVLLNLSFTGGCVALAVWLLRLVMKGMPKIYAYALWSLVLFRLFCPFTLESPFSLLPVNPEPVKQEMIYEAVPEVKSGIFFLDQPVNHMLEQTASIKPETSASPLQIWLEVGKVIWAVGVILFFGGQFISYRRLMKKLSTAVKVSGEDENVYISPYIASPLVAGIFKPRIYLPEGLEEEEKIYVLAHERVHIRRKDYLFKIAGFIALTIHWFNPVIWVSYYFMCKDMEMSCDERVVKELGKDRKKEYSETLLRFAEKSSGLLSLAFGESHTKSRIKNILKYKKPAAGITSGAFILLGLAGCTLLTNPEGTAAEENSQAISIIGGADGPTSIFLAGKISDDDQSVEYSPVDRADLANVTMNQTERDVSLDYVSQVQGQMVFHGPWGIFVYEKQNGKWQEAHSIDMKKVDSDYMGDGKSTRVIAGSTGIFIGNKTDTGWEGEPYYYDYDTKQLWQGEDFIDLMNALPEPESVGPDKRFQILENEETKEKGMPYDYGVYLMEGEHLGVLAAYGNRALDLWFSDVDLETHSMTQAYLFHGDGQETEYQEDVREFLFTYQGYDYFLRIHEEKTGDGGGPLRKEIIRTTGNGSVEVLDTLVAGSTQGPEASDQTFRVALAGGRLIYPGMKDDSAQAMKDSRLISINLDGSDRQTAGEDRMPYGVFHQLCTDNGYVYFEGWTNAGEFPRPIYRATPDLRTIEKIGDIDGSLLTVYDGTFYFMSTEPEIRYARLEEGNETVIFSKDPYSAKEYECLKAYNDGNGNLQIEIVKSDTRYTEQEEMVKASYKLDSTEHVKERLKAGE
- a CDS encoding putative ABC transporter permease, which translates into the protein MYHYSFLQWLAFFYIYSFFGWIFESSYVSVKNRRLVNRGFLRLPLLPLYGTGAVMMLWVSLPVQNHLFLVYISGVIAATILEYITGCVMEHLFKIKYWDYSDQRFQYKGYICLSSSIAWGFLTILLTEILHRPVSDLVLHLTLPELTAGVCIISVFFVCDTFQSVREALKLGQTLESLTQLKTELEELQVQLALLKAETTAKLSQAKEDRMEDLNLRIQHLTNKRREFTSHISFYHRGLLKGNPSAVSKRFNAALLELKDFAAKRRTPK
- the mreB gene encoding rod shape-determining protein; amino-acid sequence: MMMSNDIGIDLGTASILVYIKGKGVVLKEPSVVAIDRDTNKIMAIGEEARLMIGRTPGNIVAVRPLRQGVISDYTVTEKMLKYFITKAVGKRTLRKPRISVCIPSGATEVERKAVEDATYQAGAREVTIIEEPVAAAIGAGIDISKACGNMIVDIGGGTADIAVISLGGTVVSTSIKVAGDDFDEAIVRHMRKKHNLLIGERTAEEIKINIGAAYKRPEVLTMEVRGRNLVTGLPKTIVVTSDETLEALREPALQIVDAVHNVLERTPPELAADIFDRGIVLTGGGALLSGLDSLIEEKTGITTMIAEEPLTAVAIGTGKFIEFTHGGDGKQQEY
- a CDS encoding BlaI/MecI/CopY family transcriptional regulator, whose amino-acid sequence is MEELRLFDAEYRFMELIWDMEPVRSMDLAKKAFQELGWKKSTCYTVLKKLVERGFVENDHAVVQALIAREQVQRYESQVLLDKSFGGSLPAFLTLFLKDRKLSKKEAEEIKKMIEEVEE
- a CDS encoding ABC-F family ATP-binding cassette domain-containing protein, producing MSILNVEHLSHGFGDRAIFQDVSFRLLKGEHIGLVGANGEGKSTFMSIITDKLMPDEGKVEWSKNVRVGYLDQHAALEKGMTIRDVLKNAFEFLFEMEAQMNEICDKMGEASEEEMTSMMEELGTIQDLLMAHDFYIIDSKVEEVARALGLNDIGLDKDVSQLSGGQRTKVLMGKLLLEKPDILLLDEPTNYLDAEHIEWLKRYLQEYENAFILISHDIPFLNSVVNLIYHMENQKLDRYVGDYYKFQEVYEVKKTQLEAAYRRQQQEIAQLEDFVARNKARVSTRNMAMSRQKKLDKMEVIELAREKPKPEFHFMEARAAGKYIFETKDLVIGYDEPLSKPLNLSMERGSKIVLRGANGIGKTTLLKSILGLIPPLDGKAELGDYLYPGYFEQEMAPGNTTTCIEEIWKEFPSYTQYQVRSALAKCGLTTKHIESQVRVLSGGEQAKVRLCKLINRETNVLLLDEPTNHLDVDAKEELKRALKAYKGSILLICHEPEFYEDIATEVWDCSQWSLKL
- the recD2 gene encoding SF1B family DNA helicase RecD2, with product MATVCGFVEKIKYRNEDNGYTVLSLAAQGEEYILVGTFHFIAEGEMVEATGALTEHPIYGEQIQVESYEIKAPEDIYAMERYLASGAVKGIGPALAARIIRHFKADTFRIMEEEPERLSEVKGISEKMAMAISEQVEEKREMRQAMIYLQKYGISMNLAAKIFQQYGPRLYGIIEENPYQLADDIAGVGFKMADEIARHVGIFTDSDYRIKCGLLYTLLQAVNNGHTYLPEEELLAGAAELLGVEPQAMDKHLMDMQIEKKIVVKAEEEKRLVYGAQYYYMELNSAKMLMDLNIKGSQPEQEIRKRLKRIQKEEQISLDEQQIQAVIEAVNSGLVVITGGPGTGKTTIINTMIQYFEEEGMEILLAAPTGRAAKRMTEATGWEAKTVHRLLELTGGPEENHSAGMRFERNEENPLDADVIIIDEMSMVDIFLIHSLLKAVNVGTRLILVGDVNQLPSVGPGNVLKDIIDSGCFNVVKLTRIFRQASQSDIIVNAHKIHGGEQIPLGKRSNDFLFIKRDHPDAIITAMITLVKEKLPGYVNAQPYDIQIMTPMRKGALGVERLNEILQQYLNPPSPEKAEHEAGGCVFRVGDKVMQIKNNYQIEWEVRSRYGIPTEAGMGVFNGDVGLIREINKFAEQLTVEFDEGKMVDYSFKQLEELELAYAITIHKSQGSEYPAVVIPMYSGPRMLMTRNLIYTAVTRARACVCLVGLPDTFQSMVNNETEQRRYSGLKNRLRELKQYQEEQEDNSDFYEKAIL